The sequence TTAACTCTACACTCATTAATTCGGCTAGGTTTATTGGCCCTACCATAGGCGGAATTATTATTGCCTTAATGGGCGAAGCATGGTGTTTTTTACTCAATGGTGTAAGCTTCATGGCCGTGATTGGGGCTTTGCTTGCGATGCGGGTCGATCCATTTCATTATATAGTAAAAGAGAGTTCCATCTTTCATGATTTAAAAGAGGGTTTTCGATACTCGTTCTCCTTTGTTCCAATTCGCTACTTGCTTATATTAGTAGGTATTACCGGTTTCTTCGGATTGCCATTCCAAGTGTTCTTACCTGTATATGCAAAAGATATCCTTGGTGGTGGTGCTGAGTTACTCGGATTCCTAACAGGATCAATGGGGGCCGGAGCCCTAGTTGGTGCCTTTTATTTAGCCAGTCGAAAAACAATTGCTACGATCCCACGTCTCATCATGATTACTGCCATTATTTTTGCAGTAACCCTTATGGGATTTGCATACTCACGCGCAATTCCCTTGTCTATAATCTTAATGTTCTTTATGGGATTGGGAATGATACTGGCATTTGCAGCTACAAATACCCTGCTACAAACTATTGTCGATGAGGATAAGCGTGGACGAGTGGTTTCCCTTTACGGAATGTCGTTTATGGGGATAACGCCCCTAGGTAGTTTATTGCTAGGTAGTTTGTCGCATCGTTGGGGCGTACAATCGGTGCTGTTTGTATCTGGTTTCTTCTGTCTCCTGGCAGCATTCCTCTACGCTAGGCGAATCCCTCTAATTCAAAAGGTGGTGGATTCGGTGGTAAAAATCACCTAATGCTTATGTTCCAAATTCTCTTGGTAAAGTTTGCCAAGCCGTATATACATCCTCTGCCTGTGAATGTTTTTAACCGTAATATTCCGGAACTTAAGAATAATCTTCTCTGTGCTTTTTGGCCATTGAGCATAATTAGTGCTGTCTATGATTACTTCTGTTCCATTATGCACCACGGAATTATCGGCTGATAACTTAAGGAGATAGAAACCGGGCTTGACGGTATCCGTTAAATTGTTAAGCTGCTTGTATCTCAAAACAACCGATGCGCTCAGTTTCTTATGAATCACTTTTAACTCTTTAAACAATATGCTATCAATGGCAACATCGAATAGTACCTCTTCCATGTTGTTGTTCCAGTTTTCAAGAAACTGTTTGAGATCCGTCTTCGCTCGTTCTTTCCTAGAAACATCATTATCCCTGTCAGGTGCCGACACCAGATTGCTCAGGTAGTATTTCGCAATTCTCTCGTGTGGAAATATCTCAACGGTAGCTTCTTCGAAAAGATAGCAACCCTGGGCTATTGCCAATGTTAATATCAGCATAAGTGCAGCAACTCTTTTCATAGCATTTCAGTATCTATTGTGAATTGTAATATTGTGGAACAAGTTACAATATTTTGAAGCTATAAAAAATAGCTGCTCCTTTGCACAAAATAGTTTTATGATTATGGCTGCACCAATTTTCTATCTTGCCCCCTTACAGGGCTTTACCGAGTATCCCTTTCGCAAGGCAATGCTGGCCGCAGGAACAATACCCTCTTTCTTTGTTGCTCCATTTGTCGATGCGCATGAATATGCTCGTGGAAAAGCGCGCAGGCTTAAAGATATTTTGCCCGAAAACAATGAAGGAATTTCCCTTATACCGCAGCTTCTTGGGTCAAATCCCGATGAGTTAGCAGTTCTCATGGCATGGTATCGGGAGTTGGGTTATTCAAATGTTAGTTTCAACTTGGGGTGTCCATATCCTATGGTGGCGCTGAAAGGATCGGGATCCGGACTTATTGGTAAGCCCGAAGTTGTGCGTGCTATTCTCGATAAACTCTTCACAACCTTTCCCGATATACAACTCTCAGTTAAAACACGGTTGGGTTATCTGGACAGTAGCGAAATCGAAACGCTCATTCCAGTTTTAAATCAATTTCCCTTGGCCGAGGTGGTTGTGCATCCACGAATTGGCAAGCAATTATATAAAGGTGATGCCGATCTTGACGCATTTGCAAAGGTATTGCCTACAATAAAAGCGCCTGTTTGCTATAATGGCGATATCCTTTCGGTAACGGATTACCAGGAGCGAAGCAAGCGCTTCCCAACGGTTACTCGCTGGATGATTGGACGTGCTGCGTTGCAAAATCCTTTAATATTCAATGATATCGCAGGGGGAATAGAGAGCGATCTGGATGAGAAACTCTCTGCTATGCATAAATTGCATGACGCTCTTTTTCAGCACTATGTTGCTTCCCTTTCGGGGAATAGCCATTTGATAAAAAAGATGGCTCCCTTTTGGGAATACTTCTCTTTGCCATTTCCAGAAAGGCGTAAGGCCTATAAAAAGGTTGTAAAAGCTACAACTGCCGATCATTACCGTAATGCAACCAATGAGTTTTTTGCAAAACAGATTTCTGTATAGACTTCAATTCTCCTATTTATACTAAAGCCTCGGCAGTTTTTCCGAGGCTTTAGTATTTTAGTTTGTCTCCATGATATTAGATTGTTATCTTTCAATTGTGATAGCACCCTCGTTCAGCCGGGGGATAATATCCGTAATGTCTTTTTGAAGACAGTATTCTACATCCGATCTAAAACCTTTTGATAACAGCAGTTGCGCATGCTGGCAATGTGTGAGCGCACTCATTATATTACCTTCATAACCTTCGTAGAGGAACTTTAATGTGAATGCAAAATCGGAAAGAGTTGCTCCGAATCGTTCTTCCATAATCTTTGCAATCATGCCGGCACACAGCGCATCCTCTAGCGTATAGATTTCTGCCGATCCTGCGCAAACAATGGTGCTATCGATGTCCTGCTCTCCCAACCACGTAGCAATTGCGGTAGCATTAAGAAAGGACGCCACTATAATATTGTTGGCGGTTAGGCTTCCCATTAACGCTCTTGTTCCATTTGTGGTAGTTAGAATAATGGTTTTGTGATGAACCACATCCTCCATATATTCAAATGGGGAATTTGCTAAATGAAATCCTTCAATCCTAACAGCATT comes from Williamwhitmania taraxaci and encodes:
- a CDS encoding MFS transporter is translated as MNRFLDIRSYFQGVGFAFRAMQSRNFKLFFYGQIVSLIGTWVQNIALGWLVYRLTNSVFLLGLVGFAGQIPSLLITPFAGVYADRLNRHKVMIITQMCSMVLAFSLAILVFTDSIQVWQILFLATLNGVVLAVDTPFRHAFLLVMVGDKSLLQNAIALNSTLINSARFIGPTIGGIIIALMGEAWCFLLNGVSFMAVIGALLAMRVDPFHYIVKESSIFHDLKEGFRYSFSFVPIRYLLILVGITGFFGLPFQVFLPVYAKDILGGGAELLGFLTGSMGAGALVGAFYLASRKTIATIPRLIMITAIIFAVTLMGFAYSRAIPLSIILMFFMGLGMILAFAATNTLLQTIVDEDKRGRVVSLYGMSFMGITPLGSLLLGSLSHRWGVQSVLFVSGFFCLLAAFLYARRIPLIQKVVDSVVKIT
- a CDS encoding tRNA dihydrouridine synthase, with the translated sequence MAAPIFYLAPLQGFTEYPFRKAMLAAGTIPSFFVAPFVDAHEYARGKARRLKDILPENNEGISLIPQLLGSNPDELAVLMAWYRELGYSNVSFNLGCPYPMVALKGSGSGLIGKPEVVRAILDKLFTTFPDIQLSVKTRLGYLDSSEIETLIPVLNQFPLAEVVVHPRIGKQLYKGDADLDAFAKVLPTIKAPVCYNGDILSVTDYQERSKRFPTVTRWMIGRAALQNPLIFNDIAGGIESDLDEKLSAMHKLHDALFQHYVASLSGNSHLIKKMAPFWEYFSLPFPERRKAYKKVVKATTADHYRNATNEFFAKQISV
- a CDS encoding 2-phosphosulfolactate phosphatase is translated as MRIDIVASAAELKQERVKGKNVAVIDVLRATTVITTALMNGAKEIIPTEEVSTAFEIYSKYHSGEALLGGERNAVRIEGFHLANSPFEYMEDVVHHKTIILTTTNGTRALMGSLTANNIIVASFLNATAIATWLGEQDIDSTIVCAGSAEIYTLEDALCAGMIAKIMEERFGATLSDFAFTLKFLYEGYEGNIMSALTHCQHAQLLLSKGFRSDVEYCLQKDITDIIPRLNEGAITIER